A segment of the Orcinus orca chromosome 4, mOrcOrc1.1, whole genome shotgun sequence genome:
AACGGAGGTTTTCCAAGAAGGAAGTGATTGCCAATGGCAGGAAAAAAGAAGCAAGGCAATGATGCTGGCCTGATGGGGCAGAGAAATGGTGTACAGCactggaaggaaataaaattaattatatagaAGGTGTAGTCAATGTAGAGATTTTACTTTAGACTTGTTGTTAAAGGACATGGAGAACTATTTGGGATCCTGAGGATGGCTATGGTACGAGGAAACTTTTAATAAGTTCAGTATGTCATCACATGCAGTACAGATGGGAGGAAGAAAAGCCTGGAAGCATTTAATTTGAGACAACAAAGATGCTCAGAACGTGAGGAAGTTATAGTTCACTGTAATTATTTCTCAACTTTTGAGTTGCCGTAGATTATACTGGGTGATTTCGGTTAGGAATAACAGAGGAAAGTGTGGTAGTGGCAACAGAAGGCCTGTAACAACAGTACAAGCTTTAGATGGAATGAACAGAAATTGAGCGCTTTAGATAAAAGAGACTGCAACTAAGGTTGGGTGGGGATGGTGACAAAGACGATGGAGAGTGCTCAAAGGCTTGAGTCCAAAGATGCAGAAACCAAGAGTATGATGCTACCATGAGGACAAACAGGCAATTGGAATGATGAATAATTTGGAGAGAGCAAGGAGTGAGACTGGGGGTGGTGGTACAGCAAAGGACTGAAGGCTGTGAGAATCCATGGTTCCACTTTGTCCCTCTAACTAGCTAGGGAAGTTACTTCGCTTCTCTGTCAGTTCCTTACACGTAAGATAAAGAGGCACCACGTAATCTTGAAGGGTCCCATAAAAGTTCAATGCTTTCATCACACTGAGTTGAGGATAATACTGGGACACCAAATGGAGATAAAACATTGATCGTAAACAGAGTAAAATAGAGCAGGGCAGTTATGAATAATTCTACCTCTGTATGATGTATAGAATTTAAAGTACATTTATCAAATCTGAATAAAAGTTCATTTACCAAAATTTTTTTATCTATATGACTGATGCTTTTTCAAGAAGCTTACACTTTAGTGTAGAAGACATACTGTGATTCCTAATATTTCCATAGTTAAGTTTATGAAGTTCTTCCAATATGAAAATAACCCTCTAAAGAAGGTACCAATCCCCACCCTCTTTCAAAGAGGCGGTTGACTGCGCTAAATATCAAGGTAAGGTCTCAGAAGATTCGAGTGAAAAGAGACCAACCAAATTTAACAAATAGAGGGTGGCTAGCCTTCTTTGGGAGAGGAGTTTTAGTGGAAGTTGAAGTCAAATATCAAGGACTTAAAgacagaaggggagaggggcttgTGGTATAGACAGTGTCCTGCGGGGCTGAAAACGTACTTGACAAAGGAATAAACTATCTggtacaaaacacaaaaacatggtcTGGCTTTCTGTCAGGtaacagtttctttaaaagtacacacacacacacacacacttttttttcttcctttcgtGAAACCATAGTACAAAACGACGGGCACAGTACTGCCCACAATCTCGCGTACTTGGAAAGATCCGGAAGAAACAAGCGACTCGAAAGAACGCAGACAAGCCCTTCCACTAAGCTCCGACGCGGCCAGATCCACCTCCCGGCAGAGCGCGGCTCAAACGTCCTCAGAGCCACGGGCAGCACAGTTGCTGGAGCCGCAACCAATTGACGAGCGAGGGGACTGCAGCGTAGCCTGAGAGGACAGGGTGTACGGCCACTCAGCTGCCACCAGGTACAAGCCGATCCGCTGGGAGAGGGGCGGTCCCTGACGCCAGCCATCGCCAAGGGCAACGCCGCGGGGCGGCACTTCCTGCAACGTCACGCTGCAAAGGACGCCGCTATTGTACGTCACTTCCTCCGCTCGCCGTAGGCAAATAGACCTAACTGTCGTAAAGTAGCGGTTGACGTTAGATATTATTGATACCCTTCCATCGCTGAAGGCTTTTTCGGGCAGGTGACAGCGTCCCTGATTCCGCGGGTGACTGGCTGGCTTTCTGAACCAGTTATTCGAGTTTCTATTTGGTTCCCTCCCCACCTCCGTTTTGTGCCGGTACGGTGGCCGAAGAGGCTCTTGTGCGGCGGAAGTACCGGG
Coding sequences within it:
- the LOC117201205 gene encoding uncharacterized protein LOC117201205, producing MARRPATSPKTGSKVFSRIPLLPPLGSTSSILRPPGPLPPLTGATCTSGPEAHTLPPGTSAAQEPLRPPYRHKTEVGREPNRNSNNWFRKPASHPRNQGRCHLPEKAFSDGRVSIISNVNRYFTTVRSICLRRAEEVTYNSGVLCSVTLQEVPPRGVALGDGWRQGPPLSQRIGLYLVAAEWPYTLSSQATLQSPRSSIGCGSSNCAARGSEDV